In Rutidosis leptorrhynchoides isolate AG116_Rl617_1_P2 chromosome 6, CSIRO_AGI_Rlap_v1, whole genome shotgun sequence, the DNA window TTCCGATGGTGCCAATCTATATGGTGACcgtgcaactggtgcagctccgggTACGAGATCTTTTTGGAATTCTACCGATCTATGAGGTGGAAGACCAGTTAGTTCTTCGAGAAAGACGTTCGGGAATTCTCTAACGattggtacatcttcaattcgcttttCTTCGGTCTCGATCTCTTTCACATGTACTAGGATAGCTTGATAGTCTTTCCTTAAatacttttgtgccttcatgcacgaAATCAGGTTAAGTTTTACGCCGGTTTTATCCCCATAAACCATCAAATTCTCCCCATTGTCAAGGGGTATACGAATCACCTTCTCGAAACACACTACTTCGGCTCTATTCTTAGACAACCAGTCCATTCCTATTACTACGTTAAAGCTTCTTATTTCAATAGGCATCAGGTCTACCAAAAATGGTTTTCCTTCTAAAACTAAGGTACAGTCTTTGTAGATTTTATTAGCCTTCATAAGTTTACCGTTCACCAGTTCAATACAGTACTTAGTGTCTATGGGTACATGGGTTTTATCAAGCATGCAACTAGTTTCTATGGATACGAAACTTCTATTGGCACCACAATTAAACAGTACTGAAACAATGTGATTGTTTagaagaaacgtaccagtaaccaAGTCGGGGTCCTCACGAGCCTCGTGAGCATTGATATTGAATGATCTTCCTCTTCCTTTCTTTGGCCCTTTCTTATTTGGACACTCATTCCTAAAATGCCCCTTCTGACCGCACTCATAACATGTCTTCACCGTACCAGTATTAGCAGCAGGAGGATTTGCAAGACCAGTAGTCTTTGACCAGCAGTTCTTGGTCAGGTGCCCTATTTTCTTGCACTTCCCACACGTCACAGTGCATCTTCCTTCATGATGCCTCTCACACCTTGACCAATAAGGAGCTTTTCCTTGATATCCTTTCACAGAAACTTCCTGCTTTTTGGATGACTGGGAGTTAGAATTTCCAGTCCATTTCCTCTTATTATCCCCAGCCTTCACCTCAGCAACAGTGCGTTGAGTAATTTGATCCATGAGATCATTTGCCATATTAATGGTCTCTTGCAAAGTTTGGGGTTTAGAAGCATGAACACTAGCTTGAATATTTTCAGAAAGACCCTTAACATAATGGTCGATTTTCTTCCTTTCAGTTGGGAGCATACCCGGACACAGCAGAATCAATTCCAAATAGCAGTTGGTATAAGTAGCAAGATCAGTCCCAATAATCTTTAGATCCCATAACTCTGCCTCCATCTTCTTAACTTCATTATCGGGACAATACTCAGCAGTCATACGGGTTTTGATGTCTTCCCAAGGGATGACATGAGCAGCCTTGAGACCCATAGGTCGAGCAATAGAATTCCACCAGGTCAAGGCTTTACCTTCCACTGTGGAAGTAGCAAACTTTACCCAGTTAGCTTGAGTACAGTTACTAATACTAAACACTGACTCCATCTTCTCAATCCAATGGGTTAAACCCACCGGTCCTTCAGTGCCCTTGAATGGTAGTGGCTTACAAGCCATAAACTCCTTGTAAGTGCAGTTTTGTCTCGTGTTCGAGCCTCCAGGCATATTAGCCAATGCAGCGGAGACACCTTCATTGATAAGTGCTTAGAGTTCATCAGGACTGTAAGTTCGTCTTCTGGACATTGTTCTTCAAACAATTTAATAAATACAAAGTTAGCATCCTTAGATATGTATGCATATTGTCAAATAGTCAGGGTAATTTCTCCATTCGGAGGAGGTCATAGGGTGGTAGCTCGGTGAATGGTTAGGACTTTCGTCCTCGGAGTTGGAGAGAATGATGGGGTTAGCTTTTGACATATTATCTAAAAGAAAACAAGTAAATCTAGAGTAATAAGTAAGTAAGGAAACTTATAAATGTCTAGTTATAGATTAGGCTTATTAACGTATCATATaggcagacacactaatgcatcataattccctataaccagagctctgataccaactgtaataccccgtcaaaatgTGGCCTTGACGTGCTGTATTACCAGAGGCCAAAGTCTGATAGATGCAAGCTATATGCAACATTTCAAAAACAATAGTGTCATTTTATTCAAAAACTAAAGTGTTTACATAACTTAAAGAAAACCAACAAAGTACTAATCAAAACCAAATGTATTTAAAATGGAAAGACATAATGCCACTATCAAAGTTTAAACAAATCTTCATTTCCAAATGCATGACCTCTACTGCCTTACTAGCTAGAGCGGAAGCATTtcctaattacctgagaataaacatgtaaaaacatcaacacaaaggttgagttaatcataggtttaagtagtaTAAAGTGTAGAGTATAGACCATAAGATTTGTTTGTTTGCATGCTTTGCCGGCatctttaaaaatatataaaaagattCTATAAGTTTGAACACCCAGTAACTAAGCCTTAACATTCGTTTAGTACCCCTGTTGTTATGTACACCTAACCAAAATGTACCACCTCAAATAGTATACGCCCGTTAAGTTTAGGTTAGTTTCTAACCCAGACGGACGAGGAtgttaagccctatggatccatatacacctattcgcgcccaccagttcctaaactggtagttactagttaccaaagctaagagattttcggttataACTCAGCATAGAATGTAGGTTTAGCAATTGTGTCTACTTGTACAACATAAAAAAaacatgtattctcaccccgaaaACAGTTTATAAAATAGTTAAAAAGTTGGGGCTATGACTCACCTTATGAGCGTAGTAAATAGTATGATAGTAAATGGCAGCGGTAGTCCAAAGTTGTCAACCTATCATCATCAGGTTTAAGTTAGTTGgatcatcatggtcatcatcatcatcatcatcattatcattatagttatgtgtttgatatatattttcatatatattacCGGTGTCCTTTCTAGAGTTTACAATGCTAATCATTCCCACAGTTTAGATATTGCATAACTCAAATGatcctcgttgctatcaagtaagtcaatggacatccagatgtaaccgggggtcaggacttttgatccgactttaagtcgtgacattcgagatccacaaccacATCCCAAACTGTCAACCTAGACACCATCCATGACCCTAAGTAGCAATGAGTCTCGTGAAAGTCATACGTTATTTGTTTGTCAACTGCAGGTTGTAGGATTAGGTGTTGTTTAGTCGACTGAAAAGGAGGGAAAAGAAGCTGGAGAACAATTGACTAAAAGGGGAAAAAGGCTGGACAAATATATCGACTAATACAGTTGTAAGAATGAGATTTTTGTGGGTTTATTTTGGAATGCAAAAATATGGGAATACATGATCCTTTTTTATAGTTGAGTTTCAAGAGTTGTGATCAAACTAGGTTTTTAGGAAACTTGGTGATCAAGAACTAGATTTAGGTTTAGATTAGGATTAGTGGTTAGCTTAGTGATTAAGTTTATTTTCCTATTTTTTTTTCTCCTAGCCGATTCTATATacaatacatatttatatatatatttttacggcatttactatatttatatatatattatttattattattattattattattattattattattattattattattattattattattattattattattattattattatggttacatttatttaaataagttgtatttatttaatttacattatttgtccatatcttttataaatttaaatttacttataattagtttttaatttaaaatttgtcaccacttaatatcatatatagtttatttttatttattaatttaatattagggttagggtttaagatTAATAAATTCAAGTATTAATTAAGATCATTAATTAtgaacggataacaaccctaatgatagtATACTGAATaagacaatgaaaccctaagggaaaCCTGATAAAATCAgattggaaaaatgagggttgttatagtacctctctgttaatttaaacttcgtctcgAAGTTTCAAGAAGACTTCTCGGATGAATCAATGTTTGTGGAAATATGAGGATATCTCTGCTTCATttagtcttcacgttcccaggtatactcggggcctctacgtgaattccaacggttattaacaataggaatagagctttgtttcaagcctttaaacgcacaaaaattttaagattcaagatGTGAAATGCATGAACTTTAATTAACATGAATTtttgactaaaaattaccattcggtcaacgttttgttaagtCAAGGTTcacacttaattacagtggggatttacattttcgtccgtataggcctccaataaaacttcttcacatcgtgatacattttactagagcctgggtgaatagaatatttaGTCTTATGGACTTCATCCATGACTAATTCTTAAAAATTTCCAAATAGCGGTGATTTTTATacgatcgacatgtattccttcactatcaactacatgtccaagaaattgtacgatTCGCagtcaaaattcacacttggaaaaacttggcatacagttgttccttctttaagagctctagaatcaattgcaGATGTTTGCTCAcactctttctcgctcttggaatagatcaagatgtcattgatgaaaacgatcacgaattggtcaagataaggtttgcatacacggttcataagatccatgaatacagcaggagcattggttaaaccaaaggcATGACAAGAATTCATAATGttcataacgagttcgaaaagtagtcttagaaacatcaacttcattgactctcaattgatgataacccgacctaagatcaatcttcgaatagatacttgacccttgcagttggtcgaACAGGTCCTCAATACGcaggagtggataacgattcttgatggttagcttgttgagttctcggtaatcaatacacattctcaacgtaccacctttcttcttaatgaaaagaacgggtgctccccacggaggcaagctaggacgaatgaaacctttctccaaaacttCCTGGAGTTGATTGGGTAATTCCTTCATTTTGGATGGAGCTAAGCGGTACGGTACctatgcaataggtgcagcaccgggtgtGGATAATTTACAAGTGAAGGAtaatataatatctagggttgatatttttagttgacaatatagtgataaggagtaggtaacggtacacaatggtcctaaggttgatcaaatcttatttccatcatgatccattaagatttctgcatgacttatcataatataactacgttgatcaagcgtcattatattatactaagtcaTACTTTTATCACTTCATAAAGTTACTACTATatcatctagtcaatattcatcttcttcgaggtgTATGATTCAATGGaatatgaaagaaaagaaaataacatcattcattcatttaaaagaaagtaaccagagtattacagaaacttaacgaaatcttccaaaatata includes these proteins:
- the LOC139853521 gene encoding uncharacterized protein, encoding MPGGSNTRQNCTYKEFMACKPLPFKGTEGPVGLTHWIEKMESVFSISNCTQANWVKFATSTVEGKALTWWNSIARPMGLKAAHVIPWEDIKTRMTAEYCPDNEVKKMEAELWDLKIIGTDLATYTNCYLELILLCPGMLPTERKKIDHYVKGLSENIQASVHASKPQTLQETINMANDLMDQITQRTVAEVKAGDNKRKWTGNSNSQSSKKQEVSVKGYQGKAPYWSRCERHHEGRCTVTCGKCKKIGHLTKNCWSKTTGLANPPAANTGTVKTCYECGQKGHFRNECPNKKGPKKGRGRSFNINAHEAREDPDLVTGTFLLNNHIVSVLFNCGANRSFVSIETSCMLDKTHVPIDTKYCIELVNGKLMKANKIYKDCTLVLEGKPFLVDLMPIEIRSFNVVIGMDWLSKNRAEVVCFEKVIRIPLDNGENLMVYGDKTGVKLNLISCMKAQKYLRKDYQAILVHVKEIETEEKRIEDVPIVREFPNVFLEELTGLPPHRSVEFQKDLVPGAAPVARSPYRLAPSELKELSNQLQELLDRGFIRPSSSPRFIEGFSKIARSLTALTHKGKKYEWSDVHEAAFQLLK